From a region of the Agromyces ramosus genome:
- a CDS encoding SulP family inorganic anion transporter, which translates to MQKPLVGLSRKNFLRESMAGVTLLAIAVPLNIGYAQIAGLPPTAGLYALILPSIIYVLTVSSRQLVASPDAAAAALVASSVGGLAMAGSADYVTLALAQAILSGLMFLLLAVFKLGFLANFLSKPILVGFVGGLALDILVSQVAKMLGVKIDSGGEFVDKVVGLVTGLGTINGWSMLISAASIAVLLLGRRFARAVPWALVVLILATVLVAVADLDGAGVAVLGPVEAGPPALTWPAIDWMMWLALIPSAMALTMVTTAEGLLISRAYGDKRGYATSPNRDLFALGLGNIASGATGGFAVGSSTSRTAAMDQAGSRTQLPSLIMAAGTLLLLVFGTALLEDIPSPAIGAIVAIAIIPLLGIRDLVRLWRTDRFEFLIGLACFLVTLFIGSIPGILVAFVLALINLAKRAASPAIDVLAGTGEPGESLLDEAPRGSVTAPGVVVVRLAAPLFFANGSVFSDAVKRAVLAAPEGSVRHVVVDMEAVTDVDVTGAESFEALASWLTARGIALGFSRVRVDARSRLEQLGLLGESPVFDTNRAAIAALADRTN; encoded by the coding sequence GTGCAGAAACCGCTCGTCGGGCTCAGCCGCAAGAACTTCCTGCGCGAGAGCATGGCCGGCGTCACGCTGCTCGCCATCGCGGTCCCCCTGAACATCGGCTACGCCCAGATCGCCGGCCTGCCGCCCACAGCGGGGCTCTACGCGCTGATCCTGCCCTCGATCATCTACGTGCTCACGGTGTCGTCGCGACAACTGGTCGCGTCACCGGATGCCGCGGCCGCCGCCCTCGTCGCGTCATCCGTCGGCGGGCTCGCGATGGCCGGCAGCGCCGACTACGTGACCCTCGCGCTCGCGCAGGCGATCCTCAGCGGCCTGATGTTCCTGCTGCTCGCGGTGTTCAAGCTCGGGTTCCTCGCGAACTTCCTGTCGAAGCCGATCCTCGTGGGCTTCGTCGGCGGACTCGCCCTCGACATCCTCGTGAGCCAGGTCGCGAAGATGCTCGGCGTCAAGATCGACTCGGGCGGCGAGTTCGTCGACAAGGTCGTCGGGCTCGTGACCGGCCTCGGCACGATCAACGGCTGGTCGATGCTCATCTCGGCGGCCTCGATCGCGGTGCTGCTGCTCGGGCGCCGGTTCGCCCGCGCCGTTCCCTGGGCGCTCGTGGTGCTCATCCTCGCCACGGTCCTCGTGGCGGTCGCCGACCTCGACGGCGCAGGGGTCGCCGTGCTCGGGCCGGTCGAGGCCGGTCCGCCGGCCCTGACGTGGCCGGCCATCGACTGGATGATGTGGCTCGCCCTGATCCCGTCGGCGATGGCGCTCACCATGGTGACGACCGCCGAAGGGCTCCTCATCTCCCGTGCCTACGGCGACAAGCGGGGGTACGCGACGAGTCCGAACCGCGACCTCTTCGCGCTCGGCCTGGGCAACATCGCGTCGGGCGCGACCGGCGGGTTCGCCGTGGGCTCCTCCACCTCCCGCACGGCGGCCATGGACCAGGCCGGGTCGCGCACCCAGCTGCCCTCGCTCATCATGGCGGCCGGCACGCTGCTGCTCCTCGTCTTCGGCACCGCGCTGCTCGAGGACATCCCATCGCCGGCGATCGGCGCGATCGTCGCCATCGCGATCATCCCCCTGCTCGGCATCCGCGACCTCGTGCGGCTCTGGCGCACCGACCGCTTCGAGTTCCTCATCGGCCTGGCGTGCTTCCTCGTGACGCTCTTCATCGGCTCGATCCCCGGCATCCTCGTCGCCTTCGTGCTCGCCCTCATCAACCTCGCGAAGCGCGCCGCGAGTCCCGCCATCGACGTGCTGGCCGGAACTGGCGAGCCGGGAGAGTCGCTCCTCGACGAGGCGCCGAGGGGCAGCGTGACCGCGCCGGGCGTCGTCGTCGTCCGACTCGCCGCACCGTTGTTCTTCGCCAACGGCTCGGTCTTCTCCGATGCCGTGAAGCGAGCGGTGCTGGCGGCGCCCGAGGGGTCCGTGCGGCACGTGGTCGTCGACATGGAGGCGGTCACCGACGTCGACGTCACCGGTGCCGAGAGCTTCGAGGCGCTCGCGAGCTGGCTCACCGCCCGGGGTATCGCCCTCGGATTCAGCCGCGTGCGGGTCGACGCCCGGTCGCGGCTCGAGCAACTCGGCCTCCTCGGCGAGAGCCCGGTCTTCGACACCAACCGTGCCGCGATCGCCGCGCTCGCCGACCGAACGAACTGA
- a CDS encoding ion channel protein — MTLAPPTADADAALRRLLVLSVPALLIGAVSALVLWVLDQVSGLLEGFLWDTLPDALGVDASGWWILLVLTCTGFAVGLALRYLPGHGGPDSATTELVEPPLPIGTLPGLALVTVLGLAGGVSLGPENPIIAINAAIMVAVFARLMPEVPPALAAMLAASGTIGALFGTPLAAALVFTGIVAALKTGGSLWDRLFLPVASAGAGAITMHLLGAPPLSFDMPAYGAPQAMDLVTGALFACGAAAVGLAALAAFPWIYRTLHALRHPVLIATAGGVLLGLLGMLGGPVTMFKGLVQIGDLLQNVDDYDASQLAVIAGIKIVALLVAASALFRGGRVFPATFIGVALGLFGHALLPSVPISLAVACAVLGILLVVTRDGWIALFVAVAIPGDVTLIPLLCLIVLPAWLLVTRAPEFRILPAATMSPATSDR; from the coding sequence ATGACGCTGGCACCACCGACGGCCGATGCGGATGCCGCGCTGCGACGCCTCCTCGTCCTCTCCGTCCCGGCGCTTCTCATCGGCGCCGTCTCGGCGCTCGTGCTCTGGGTGCTCGACCAGGTTTCGGGACTCCTCGAAGGCTTCCTGTGGGACACCCTGCCCGATGCGCTCGGCGTCGACGCGTCGGGCTGGTGGATCCTCCTCGTGCTCACCTGCACGGGGTTCGCCGTGGGACTCGCGCTGCGTTACCTGCCGGGGCACGGCGGCCCCGACTCCGCGACGACCGAGCTCGTCGAGCCTCCGCTGCCGATCGGCACGCTGCCGGGGCTCGCGCTCGTCACCGTCCTCGGCCTCGCGGGCGGCGTCAGCCTCGGCCCCGAGAACCCGATCATCGCGATCAACGCGGCGATCATGGTCGCCGTCTTCGCCCGCCTGATGCCGGAGGTGCCGCCGGCGCTCGCGGCGATGCTCGCGGCATCCGGGACCATCGGCGCCCTGTTCGGCACGCCCCTCGCGGCGGCGCTCGTCTTCACCGGCATCGTCGCCGCCCTGAAGACCGGCGGCTCGCTCTGGGACCGGCTGTTCCTGCCCGTCGCGTCGGCCGGCGCCGGCGCCATCACGATGCACCTGCTCGGCGCTCCCCCGCTCTCGTTCGACATGCCGGCCTACGGCGCACCGCAGGCGATGGACCTCGTCACCGGCGCGCTCTTCGCATGCGGGGCCGCGGCGGTCGGCCTCGCCGCGCTCGCCGCGTTCCCGTGGATCTACCGCACACTGCACGCACTGCGGCATCCGGTGCTCATCGCGACCGCCGGCGGGGTGCTCCTCGGGCTCCTCGGCATGCTCGGCGGCCCGGTCACCATGTTCAAGGGGCTCGTGCAGATCGGCGACCTGCTGCAGAACGTCGACGACTACGACGCCTCCCAGCTCGCCGTGATCGCGGGCATCAAGATCGTCGCGCTGCTCGTGGCGGCGAGTGCCCTGTTCCGAGGGGGGCGCGTGTTCCCTGCGACCTTCATCGGTGTCGCCCTCGGGCTGTTCGGGCATGCGCTGCTGCCGTCGGTGCCGATCAGCCTCGCCGTCGCCTGCGCCGTGCTCGGCATCCTGCTCGTGGTCACTCGCGACGGCTGGATCGCGCTCTTCGTCGCCGTGGCGATCCCCGGCGACGTGACCCTGATCCCCCTGCTCTGCCTGATCGTGCTTCCCGCGTGGCTGCTCGTCACGCGAGCGCCGGAGTTCCGGATCCTGCCCGCGGCGACGATGTCGCCCGCGACATCCGATCGCTAG
- a CDS encoding SHOCT domain-containing protein produces the protein MSLWENFWDLIWWFLWIFAFTAYLFALFAIIGDLFRDRELNGWWKAIWIIFLLFVPFLTALVYLIARGNGMAERSQKEATQYQAATDDYIRGVAGASPADEIAKAKGLLDSGTITQGEYDLLKAKALAHPTQNV, from the coding sequence ATGAGTCTGTGGGAAAACTTCTGGGACCTGATCTGGTGGTTCTTGTGGATCTTCGCTTTCACCGCCTACCTCTTCGCACTGTTCGCGATCATCGGCGACCTGTTCCGCGACCGGGAGCTGAACGGATGGTGGAAGGCGATCTGGATCATCTTCCTGCTGTTCGTGCCGTTCCTCACGGCGCTCGTCTACCTCATCGCGCGCGGGAACGGCATGGCGGAACGCTCGCAGAAGGAAGCGACGCAGTACCAGGCTGCGACCGACGACTACATCCGCGGCGTCGCCGGTGCGAGCCCCGCCGACGAGATCGCGAAGGCCAAGGGCCTGCTCGACTCGGGCACCATCACCCAGGGTGAGTACGACCTGCTGAAGGCGAAGGCCCTCGCCCACCCGACCCAGAACGTCTAG
- a CDS encoding DUF2017 family protein — protein sequence MIVAGRGGGEGVRLVLESEEAMLLSELADQVDSVLLLGEADDPALGRLLPSAYPEDVAAAQEFTRYTRDSLVDGKRQAAQSVRDATAVDDGSDGVVQIELDQAQAWGWLTFLTDLRLILAERVGIIEEGEDAASETRDDYLRAAYEWAGFVQGSMLEVLDPIKP from the coding sequence GTGATCGTCGCGGGCCGCGGTGGCGGCGAGGGCGTTCGCCTCGTGCTCGAGTCGGAAGAGGCGATGCTGCTGTCCGAACTCGCCGACCAGGTCGACTCGGTGCTGCTGCTCGGCGAGGCCGACGACCCCGCGCTCGGCCGGCTGCTGCCGAGCGCCTACCCCGAAGACGTCGCAGCCGCGCAGGAGTTCACCCGGTACACGCGCGACAGCCTCGTCGACGGCAAGCGCCAGGCCGCGCAATCGGTGCGCGACGCGACGGCCGTCGACGACGGCAGCGACGGCGTCGTGCAGATCGAACTCGACCAGGCCCAGGCGTGGGGCTGGCTCACCTTCCTCACCGACCTGCGGCTGATCCTCGCCGAGCGTGTCGGCATCATCGAGGAGGGCGAAGACGCGGCATCCGAGACCCGCGACGACTACCTGCGCGCGGCCTACGAATGGGCCGGCTTCGTACAGGGCTCGATGCTCGAGGTGCTCGACCCCATCAAGCCGTAG
- the clpS gene encoding ATP-dependent Clp protease adapter ClpS: protein MTSTLEQHDTELREHTAAELPWRTIVWDDPVNLMSYVSYVFRSYFGYPREEAERLMLQVHTEGRAVVANGNREAMERHVQAMHGYGLQATVSRAET, encoded by the coding sequence GTGACCTCCACGCTCGAACAGCACGACACGGAACTCCGCGAACACACCGCGGCCGAGCTTCCGTGGCGCACGATCGTGTGGGACGACCCGGTGAATCTCATGAGCTACGTGAGCTACGTGTTCCGCAGCTACTTCGGCTACCCGCGCGAAGAGGCCGAGCGCCTGATGCTGCAGGTGCACACCGAAGGCCGCGCCGTGGTGGCGAACGGCAATCGAGAAGCGATGGAACGCCACGTGCAGGCGATGCACGGCTACGGCCTGCAGGCCACGGTGTCGAGGGCCGAGACGTGA
- a CDS encoding alpha/beta fold hydrolase has product MTITSPLSSSGVDVRRRNNVTETGDPAGRPVVFAHGFGCSKEMWRDVAPQFEASHRVVLFDAVGAGGSDTTAYDPAKYDSLHGYADDVLEIVEALDLVDAVYVGHSVAAMVGVLAATHDPSRFGALVLVGPSPRYIVDGEYTGGFEQADIDGLLDALDENYLGWSAAMAPLIVGNAERPELGQRLTDSFCSIDPEIARHFARVTFLSDNRRDLEAVRTPTLVLQCSDDMIAPTSVGHYVHEQIAGSRFVQLSATGHCPNLSAPDELAEQIRMFLG; this is encoded by the coding sequence GTGACGATCACCTCACCCCTGAGCAGCAGTGGCGTCGACGTGCGCCGACGGAACAACGTGACCGAGACCGGCGACCCCGCCGGTCGTCCGGTCGTGTTCGCGCACGGCTTCGGGTGCAGCAAGGAGATGTGGCGAGACGTCGCGCCGCAGTTCGAGGCGAGCCACCGCGTCGTGCTGTTCGACGCCGTCGGCGCCGGAGGCTCCGACACCACGGCGTACGACCCGGCCAAGTACGACTCCCTGCACGGCTACGCCGATGACGTGCTCGAGATCGTCGAAGCCCTCGACCTCGTGGACGCGGTGTACGTGGGCCACTCGGTCGCTGCGATGGTCGGCGTGCTCGCCGCCACGCACGATCCCTCGCGCTTCGGCGCCCTCGTGCTCGTCGGACCGTCTCCGCGCTACATCGTCGACGGCGAGTACACCGGCGGCTTCGAGCAGGCGGACATCGACGGGCTGCTCGATGCCCTCGACGAGAACTACCTCGGCTGGTCGGCGGCGATGGCGCCGCTGATCGTCGGCAACGCGGAACGCCCTGAGCTGGGGCAGCGGCTGACCGACAGCTTCTGCAGCATCGATCCCGAGATCGCGCGACACTTCGCACGCGTGACGTTCCTCTCCGACAACCGACGGGACCTCGAGGCGGTGCGCACTCCGACGCTCGTGCTGCAGTGCTCCGACGACATGATCGCCCCGACGTCCGTCGGCCACTACGTGCACGAGCAGATCGCCGGGAGCCGGTTCGTTCAACTCTCCGCAACCGGGCACTGCCCGAACCTCTCGGCCCCCGACGAGCTGGCGGAGCAGATCCGGATGTTCCTCGGATGA
- a CDS encoding sensor domain-containing diguanylate cyclase encodes MTIPSARSPVGSEQTQQEQTYTELFEGAPCGYLTTTPDGIITRVNATFEKWTGHTRESLVGTSFVELLAPSGQLFYETRYATVLRLAGEVREVALSIRRADGTELPVLVNAVVVTDADEQPAGIRTAVFDATERQDYERQLLSARREAEASEARVRVLQDASSAFGVATSAQELAVALAESARTALRASSAAVLLTGTTGDLAPAVDDETLSSLLDAGLRELSEQAIESGEIITISSLEQAAAIIPGLDDALHRQRLAALSIAPLRSDTTASGVVVGFFGRDRAFDDDTRNIQAALARQAAQVLRRVILQEELEHRALHDQLTGLANRKLLQERLEAGLSAAARGGRPLSVVFADLDGFKTINDELGHRVGDEVLAEVASRLREAARAGDPVARYGGDEFVVVCEDADSDAGVVIAERLQLEVRRPLATVPPAYALAASLGVATWNPTGPTPPSAGAMLRAADEAMYMSKHAGRDRVTAVTV; translated from the coding sequence ATGACGATCCCATCCGCTCGCTCACCGGTGGGCAGCGAGCAGACCCAGCAGGAGCAGACGTACACGGAGCTCTTCGAGGGCGCGCCGTGCGGATACCTGACCACCACGCCCGACGGAATCATCACCCGAGTCAACGCCACGTTCGAGAAGTGGACGGGCCATACCCGCGAGTCGCTGGTCGGGACCTCCTTCGTCGAACTGCTGGCGCCCTCCGGCCAGCTCTTCTACGAGACGCGCTACGCGACGGTCCTCCGGCTCGCCGGCGAGGTACGAGAGGTCGCACTCTCCATTCGCCGCGCCGACGGGACCGAGCTGCCCGTGTTGGTGAACGCGGTCGTGGTGACCGATGCAGACGAGCAGCCGGCGGGCATCCGGACCGCCGTCTTCGACGCCACGGAACGACAGGACTACGAACGTCAGCTGCTCTCGGCCCGTCGCGAGGCCGAGGCATCCGAGGCCCGGGTGCGGGTGCTGCAGGACGCGTCGAGCGCGTTCGGCGTCGCGACCTCCGCCCAGGAGCTCGCGGTCGCCCTGGCGGAGAGCGCACGCACCGCTCTCCGCGCGAGCAGTGCCGCCGTGCTGCTCACCGGCACGACCGGCGACCTCGCGCCGGCGGTCGATGACGAGACACTGAGCTCGCTGCTCGACGCAGGCCTTCGCGAACTGTCGGAGCAGGCCATCGAGAGCGGCGAGATCATCACCATCTCGAGCCTCGAACAGGCGGCCGCGATCATTCCGGGGCTCGATGACGCGCTTCACCGACAGCGCCTGGCCGCGCTCAGCATCGCGCCGCTCCGCTCCGACACGACGGCATCGGGCGTCGTCGTCGGATTCTTCGGTCGTGATCGGGCCTTCGACGACGACACCCGCAACATCCAGGCCGCACTCGCCCGCCAGGCCGCACAGGTGCTGCGGCGGGTGATCCTGCAGGAGGAGCTCGAGCACCGTGCCCTCCACGACCAGCTCACCGGACTGGCCAACCGCAAGCTGCTGCAGGAGCGGCTCGAGGCGGGCCTGTCGGCTGCGGCCCGCGGCGGCCGGCCCCTCTCGGTGGTGTTCGCCGACCTCGACGGCTTCAAGACGATCAACGACGAGCTCGGCCACCGGGTCGGCGACGAGGTGCTGGCCGAGGTGGCCAGCCGGCTTCGGGAAGCGGCCCGTGCCGGCGACCCCGTGGCCCGATACGGCGGCGATGAATTCGTCGTCGTCTGCGAGGACGCCGATTCCGACGCCGGCGTGGTCATCGCCGAGCGCTTGCAGCTCGAGGTGCGGCGACCGCTCGCCACCGTTCCGCCGGCCTATGCACTCGCCGCGAGCCTCGGGGTGGCGACCTGGAACCCGACCGGGCCCACACCGCCGAGTGCAGGAGCGATGTTGCGTGCAGCCGACGAAGCCATGTACATGTCGAAGCACGCCGGCCGCGACCGGGTGACGGCGGTGACGGTCTGA
- a CDS encoding DUF7882 family protein, whose protein sequence is MGTLNYDSRITVELDDRTLAHLQLVIWSKLRRGEHFSFTWTVESATPRRTSVWCAPNIPMVFEYDQSEPAELNPRWMELLTKSANSGAGLRLLPEPEPGS, encoded by the coding sequence ATGGGAACGCTGAACTACGACTCCAGGATCACCGTCGAACTCGACGACCGCACACTCGCCCACCTGCAGCTGGTGATCTGGTCGAAGCTTCGCCGCGGCGAGCATTTCTCGTTCACCTGGACCGTTGAGTCGGCCACGCCCCGACGCACCTCGGTGTGGTGCGCGCCCAACATCCCGATGGTCTTCGAGTACGACCAGTCGGAGCCCGCGGAGCTCAATCCGCGCTGGATGGAACTGCTCACGAAGTCGGCCAACTCGGGAGCCGGCCTGCGTCTGCTGCCCGAGCCGGAGCCTGGATCGTGA
- a CDS encoding DUF7882 family protein, protein MGVLIYGSRVSELEIEDRTLAHLQFVVATKLRRNEQFMLTWNHGVERGSGRSAIWISPYIPVHFKFNGGRAPKLNRAWLEALLDGANSPAGLHPIPEAGVGAPE, encoded by the coding sequence ATGGGAGTGCTGATCTACGGGTCGCGCGTCTCGGAGCTCGAGATCGAAGACCGCACCCTTGCGCACCTGCAGTTCGTCGTCGCAACGAAGTTGCGACGCAATGAGCAGTTCATGCTCACCTGGAATCATGGAGTGGAGCGAGGCAGCGGTCGCAGTGCGATCTGGATCAGCCCGTACATTCCGGTGCACTTCAAGTTCAACGGCGGGCGGGCCCCGAAGCTCAATCGGGCGTGGCTCGAGGCGCTGCTCGACGGCGCCAACAGTCCGGCCGGGCTGCATCCGATTCCAGAGGCCGGCGTCGGAGCGCCCGAATGA
- a CDS encoding EAL domain-containing protein, whose protein sequence is MHDRQTLTRELGFAAARGEITARFQAQVDVRRGLVVAIEALSRWQHPQLGVVQPNVFIPLAEAGDAINAVGDAMLEAACRYGAALVRAGRSIGIAVNVAAAQLSQRRFVEQVAHHLEKSGLPAALLTLELTESRPAPASAAGTLAALRSLGVGVSVDDVRTIDEAEVRIRSLPVTELKVDRSVIQRLPDDPHDAAVLVEFARERGLQSVAEGVETPPQWQAVRALGFDRAQGYLFGRPMTPRRMTDRLAEIAGATGSE, encoded by the coding sequence ATGCACGACCGTCAGACGCTCACGCGCGAGCTGGGCTTCGCCGCCGCCCGGGGTGAGATCACCGCGAGGTTCCAGGCGCAGGTCGACGTGCGTCGCGGACTGGTGGTCGCCATCGAGGCACTGAGCCGCTGGCAGCATCCGCAATTGGGCGTCGTCCAGCCGAACGTCTTCATCCCGCTCGCCGAAGCCGGCGACGCCATCAACGCCGTGGGCGACGCGATGCTCGAAGCCGCCTGCCGTTACGGAGCGGCACTCGTGCGCGCCGGTCGCAGCATCGGCATCGCGGTGAACGTCGCGGCCGCACAGCTCTCGCAGCGACGGTTCGTCGAACAGGTGGCGCACCATCTGGAGAAGTCCGGCCTGCCTGCCGCGCTGCTGACGCTCGAGCTCACGGAGTCACGTCCGGCCCCGGCGTCAGCCGCTGGAACACTCGCGGCGCTCCGGAGCCTCGGAGTCGGGGTGTCCGTCGATGACGTGCGCACGATCGACGAGGCCGAGGTCCGCATCCGGTCTCTTCCCGTCACCGAGTTGAAGGTCGACCGCTCCGTGATCCAGCGGCTTCCGGATGACCCGCACGATGCTGCGGTCCTCGTCGAGTTCGCCAGGGAGCGCGGCCTGCAATCGGTTGCCGAGGGCGTCGAGACGCCACCGCAATGGCAGGCGGTGCGAGCGCTGGGATTCGACCGTGCCCAGGGCTATCTGTTCGGCCGTCCCATGACTCCGCGACGCATGACGGACCGACTCGCCGAGATCGCGGGCGCTACCGGCTCAGAGTGA
- a CDS encoding class I SAM-dependent methyltransferase: protein MPFDFGALRRRPDVEGRGLEASDAADRLILDEAAGLIGDAGPGEIVVVDDSYGALALGAAAAGARDVRVHQDLVTGARALAMNAEHAGLAGAVRPMPLGPELFSRARLVLLRLPRSLDRLDELAGLMAGAASSDVVLVAGGRIKHMSLAMNEVLAAWFDRVDVSHARQKSRVLTARGPRTQRSPGAPGWPRGERHDDLGVTVVAHGGVFAGAGVDIGTRFLLEQLHAAVPDAPTAVDLACGTGVVAAWLARTRPALRVTATDRSAAAAASARLTAEANDLADRVHVTQADGLEQLGDASERLIVLNPPFHSEAALHTGIAAHLFADAARVLEPGGELWCVWNSHLRYRPLLERVVGPTRQVARNAKFTVTASERAR, encoded by the coding sequence ATGCCCTTCGACTTCGGCGCACTGCGGCGCCGCCCCGACGTCGAGGGGCGTGGGCTCGAGGCGTCGGATGCCGCCGACCGGTTGATCCTCGATGAAGCGGCAGGGCTCATCGGCGATGCCGGACCGGGCGAGATCGTCGTCGTCGACGACTCGTATGGGGCGCTCGCACTCGGTGCCGCGGCGGCGGGAGCGCGGGACGTCCGCGTGCATCAGGACCTCGTCACGGGTGCCCGAGCGCTCGCCATGAACGCCGAGCACGCGGGCCTCGCCGGCGCCGTTCGGCCGATGCCGCTCGGTCCCGAGCTCTTCAGCCGCGCCCGGCTCGTGCTCCTGCGACTGCCGCGATCGCTCGATCGGCTCGACGAGCTCGCCGGCCTCATGGCCGGCGCCGCGTCATCCGACGTCGTGCTCGTCGCCGGCGGCCGCATCAAGCACATGTCCCTCGCGATGAACGAGGTGCTCGCCGCCTGGTTCGACCGCGTCGACGTGTCGCACGCCCGGCAGAAGTCGCGCGTGCTCACCGCCCGCGGACCGCGAACGCAGCGCTCGCCGGGCGCGCCCGGCTGGCCCCGGGGCGAACGGCACGACGACCTCGGCGTGACCGTCGTCGCGCACGGCGGCGTCTTCGCGGGCGCCGGCGTCGACATCGGCACGCGCTTCCTGCTCGAGCAGCTCCACGCTGCGGTGCCGGATGCCCCGACGGCCGTCGATCTCGCGTGCGGCACGGGTGTCGTGGCGGCGTGGCTCGCCCGCACGCGACCGGCCCTGCGGGTCACCGCAACCGACCGCTCGGCGGCGGCCGCGGCATCCGCTCGCCTCACCGCCGAGGCCAACGACCTCGCCGACCGGGTGCACGTGACCCAGGCCGACGGGCTCGAACAGCTGGGCGACGCAAGCGAGCGCCTCATCGTGCTGAACCCGCCGTTCCACTCCGAAGCCGCGCTGCACACGGGCATCGCCGCCCATCTCTTCGCCGATGCGGCGCGCGTGCTCGAGCCGGGCGGTGAGCTCTGGTGCGTGTGGAACTCGCACCTGCGATACCGACCGCTGCTCGAGCGCGTCGTCGGACCGACCCGGCAGGTCGCCCGCAACGCCAAGTTCACCGTCACGGCGTCGGAGCGAGCACGATGA
- a CDS encoding heat shock protein transcriptional repressor HspR produces MNEMSPLFVISVAAELAGMHPQTLRQYDRLGLVSPTRTAGKSRRYSMRDVVQLREIAQLSSEGVSLEGIRRVLGLEDEVANLRTRVRELEAALADEMLNRPGRRVFAAGSQGEVVSLRAGTRVRRENAVVVWRPLERE; encoded by the coding sequence ATGAACGAGATGAGCCCGCTCTTCGTCATCTCGGTCGCGGCCGAGCTGGCCGGCATGCATCCGCAGACGCTGCGCCAGTACGACCGGCTCGGCCTGGTCTCGCCCACGCGCACCGCCGGCAAGTCCCGGCGGTACTCGATGCGCGACGTCGTACAGCTTCGCGAGATCGCGCAGCTCTCGAGTGAGGGCGTGAGCCTCGAGGGCATCCGCCGGGTGCTCGGGCTCGAAGACGAGGTCGCGAACCTCCGCACGCGGGTGCGCGAGCTCGAGGCGGCACTCGCCGACGAGATGCTCAACCGCCCCGGCCGGCGGGTGTTCGCCGCAGGCTCCCAAGGCGAGGTCGTCTCGCTCCGCGCCGGCACCCGGGTGCGTCGCGAGAACGCCGTCGTCGTCTGGCGACCGCTCGAGCGCGAGTAG
- a CDS encoding DnaJ C-terminal domain-containing protein, whose translation MASQDWFDKDFYQLLGVSKDVSDADLKKAYRKLARKYHPDSNPGDAAAEAKFKEISEAHSVLSDPEQRKEYDAIRAMGSGARFTAPRGGGAGGGFEDVFGGMFGGGPGGRQTFQQGGEYDDLLGGLFGGGRFGQTTGGYRGFGGPSKGRDVIASTTLDFITATKGEQITLETSDGRPITVRIPAGVADGQKIKLRGKGHPSPDGGEAGDLILTVHVRKHPVFERDGLNLRVTVPVTFAEAALGATIQVPTLGGDPVKLRVAPGTPGGRVLRVKGRGVQTSKGTGDLLAVVQVAVPSHLSKSAEEKLAQFVAELPDENPRAELIAKAKG comes from the coding sequence GTGGCCAGCCAGGATTGGTTCGACAAGGACTTCTACCAGCTGCTCGGCGTCTCCAAAGACGTGAGCGACGCAGACCTCAAGAAGGCCTACCGCAAGCTCGCGCGCAAGTACCACCCCGACTCCAACCCGGGCGATGCGGCTGCAGAGGCGAAGTTCAAGGAAATCAGCGAGGCGCACTCGGTGCTCTCCGATCCCGAGCAGCGCAAGGAGTACGACGCGATCCGCGCCATGGGGTCCGGCGCCCGGTTCACCGCCCCGCGCGGTGGAGGCGCCGGCGGTGGCTTCGAAGACGTCTTCGGCGGCATGTTCGGCGGCGGCCCCGGTGGCCGACAGACGTTCCAGCAGGGCGGCGAGTACGACGACCTGCTGGGCGGCCTCTTCGGCGGCGGGCGCTTCGGCCAGACCACGGGCGGCTATCGCGGGTTCGGCGGTCCCTCGAAGGGTCGCGACGTCATCGCCTCCACGACGCTCGACTTCATCACGGCCACCAAGGGCGAGCAGATCACCCTCGAGACCTCCGACGGCCGCCCCATCACGGTGCGCATTCCCGCCGGGGTCGCCGACGGTCAGAAGATCAAGCTTCGTGGCAAGGGCCACCCGTCGCCCGACGGCGGCGAGGCCGGCGACCTGATCCTCACCGTGCACGTGCGCAAGCATCCGGTCTTCGAGCGCGACGGGCTCAACCTCCGCGTGACCGTGCCCGTCACCTTCGCCGAGGCCGCACTCGGCGCGACGATCCAGGTGCCGACGCTCGGGGGCGACCCCGTAAAGCTCCGCGTCGCTCCCGGTACGCCGGGCGGCCGCGTCCTTCGCGTGAAGGGCCGGGGCGTGCAGACCTCCAAGGGCACTGGCGACCTGCTCGCCGTCGTGCAGGTCGCGGTGCCGTCCCACCTGTCGAAGTCCGCCGAAGAGAAGCTCGCCCAGTTCGTGGCCGAGCTGCCCGACGAGAACCCCCGCGCCGAGCTCATCGCGAAGGCCAAGGGCTAG